In the Sebastes fasciatus isolate fSebFas1 chromosome 20, fSebFas1.pri, whole genome shotgun sequence genome, one interval contains:
- the LOC141758462 gene encoding interferon a3-like, which produces MLSRMLLVCLMSVSVFSSASSLSCRWMDHKFSQHSLNSLNLIDAMANNSTNTTEEAEVDFPNDLYSKASKASAEDKLSFTVQILEEMVSLFEEDHSSASWEETTVEHFLIVVTQQADGLHACIVSQSNKKKNKKLQMYFKRLSHHVLERMGHSAESWELIRKEMKTHLTRADQLALSVLTN; this is translated from the exons ATGCTCAGCAGGATGTTGTTAGTGTGCCtcatgtctgtcagtgtgttcagttcagcctcctcactgagctgcagatggatggatcatAAATTCAGTCAGCACAGTCTGAACTCTCTGAATCTAATAGATGCTATG GCTAATAATTCCACTAACACCACTGAGGAGGCTGAAGTGGACTTCCCTAATGATCTGTACAGCAAGGCCTCCAAAGCTTCA GCTGAGGACAAACTGAGTTTCACAGTTCAGATCCTGGAGGAGATGGTCTCCCTGTTTGAGGAGGATCACAGCTCTGCATCATGGGAGGAGACCACAGTGGAGCACTTTCTCATTGTTGTGACCCAGCAGGCTGACGGCCTCCACGCCTGT ATTGTGAGTCAGAgcaacaagaagaagaacaagaagctGCAAATGTATTTCAAGAGACTCTCACACCATGTCCTGGAGCGAATG gGCCACAGTGCTGAATCCTGGGAGCTGATCAGGAAGGAAATGAAAACCCATCTGACGAGAGCAGACCAGCTGGCTTTGTCTGTACTCACCAACTAA
- the LOC141758267 gene encoding interferon a3-like: MLSRMLLVCLMSVSVFSSASSLSCRWMDHKFSQHSLNSLNLIDAMANNSTNTTEEAEVDFPNDLYSQASKASAEDKLSFTVQILEEMVSLFEEDHSSASWEENTVEHFLIVVTQQAEGLHSCIGSQSNKKKNKKLQMYFKRLSQYVLERMGHSAESWELIRKEMKTHLTRADQLALSVLTN; this comes from the exons ATGCTCAGCAGGATGTTGTTAGTGTGCCtcatgtctgtcagtgtgttcagttcagcctcctcactgagctgcagatggatggatcatAAATTCAGTCAGCACAGTCTGAACTCTCTGAATCTAATAGATGCTATG GCTAATAATTCCACTAACACCACTGAGGAGGCTGAAGTGGACTTCCCTAATGATCTGTACAGCCAGGCCTCCAAAGCTTCA GCTGAGGACAAACTGAGTTTCACAGTTCAGATCCTGGAGGAGATGGTCTCCCTGTTTGAGGAGGATCACAGCTCTGCATCATGGGAGGAGAACACAGTGGAGCACTTTCTCATTGTTGTGACCCAGCAGGCTGAAGGCCTCCACTCCTGT ATTGGGAGTCAGAgcaacaagaagaagaacaagaaacTGCAAATGTATTTCAAGAGACTCTCACAATATGTCCTGGAGCGAATG gGCCACAGTGCTGAATCCTGGGAGCTGATCAGGAAGGAAATGAAAACCCATCTGACGAGAGCAGACCAGCTGGCTTTGTCTGTACTCACCAACTAA
- the LOC141758521 gene encoding interferon a3-like, which translates to MLSRMLLVCLMSVSVFSSASSLSCRWMDHKFSQHSLNSLNLIDAMANNSTNTTEEAEVDFPNDLYSKASKASAEDKLSFTVQILEEMVSLFEEDHSSASWEETTVEHFLIVVTQQADGLHSCIVSQSNKKKNKKLQMYFKRLSHHVLERMGHSAESWELIRKEMKTHLTRADQLALSVLTN; encoded by the exons ATGCTCAGCAGGATGTTGTTAGTGTGCCtcatgtctgtcagtgtgttcagttcagcctcctcactgagctgcagatggatggatcatAAATTCAGTCAGCACAGTCTGAACTCTCTGAATCTAATAGATGCTATG GCTAATAATTCCACTAACACCACTGAGGAGGCTGAAGTGGACTTCCCTAATGATCTGTACAGCAAGGCCTCCAAAGCTTCA GCTGAGGACAAACTGAGTTTCACAGTTCAGATCCTGGAGGAGATGGTCTCCCTGTTTGAGGAGGATCACAGCTCTGCATCATGGGAGGAGACCACAGTGGAGCACTTTCTCATTGTTGTGACCCAGCAGGCTGACGGCCTCCACTCCTGT ATTGTGAGTCAGAgcaacaagaagaagaacaagaagctGCAAATGTATTTCAAGAGACTCTCACACCATGTCCTGGAGCGAATG gGCCACAGTGCTGAATCCTGGGAGCTGATCAGGAAGGAAATGAAAACCCATCTGACGAGAGCAGACCAGCTGGCTTTGTCTGTACTCACCAACTAA